In Scophthalmus maximus strain ysfricsl-2021 chromosome 5, ASM2237912v1, whole genome shotgun sequence, a single window of DNA contains:
- the tent4a gene encoding terminal nucleotidyltransferase 4A, whose product MDPRIAWIQPEQKGPANALWMHVWETSQGVRTLSAQQQLHNQNHNQCVNYAALDVLKNVATAVAAGKIVCGGNGNVTASRGSHRGIMHGTTGVNGTAMSTVGVALSNGNARNSFAAANAAGAGEGRAPAQKTGSVSSSSSSQESGADSPPSGCSLERTMGGNVSGNVNKNVGGANLLFGLDNNVNLYHQHLHHHRHIQEHPAFSLQQICVKRHQVHPSVPATHTHNHHPGRRKSDNKASTYGMNYLLSNCTNGNYAGTWTPWKTRTYNPGVLGLHEEVMDFYNFMSPRREEAAMRKEVVNRIEMVIKELWPTADVQIFGSFSTGLYLPTSDIDLVVFGKWERPPLQELEQALRKHNVAEPFSIKVLDKATVPIIKLTDQETEVKVDISFNVETGVKAASFIKDYVKKYPVLPYMIFVLKQFLLQRDLNEVFTGGISSYSLILMVISFLQLHPRIDARNPTENLGVLLIEFFELYGRHFNYLKTGIRIKNGGAYIPKDEIMKAMTNGYRPSMICIEDPLLPGNDVGRGSYGAMHVKQVFDYAYTVLSHAVSPLARSYPNKDCESTLGRIIRLTQEVIDYREWIIKKWGGRDQARTDNRVSPPKEPVSEQEPGCSPEEQQRDSVSPHSADSPMSISSPQQHSSASSVSSLSGSDNDSDSTLPCPVPPPPLPPYPSFPPLGLALPPGLNMGAGKPGMGGHHLLMHPGSQARVSLPGGLTMHSIPGRRVCIDTGLPPFYHMPPPAHAHAPAPSSPQPPPSPHSSHTHKNATKFNVKGFHNPPLVNNPVLANRGHTHTQYHRNTWRRRKRDSLPVSLSR is encoded by the exons ATGGATCCGAGGATAGCTTGGATTCAGCCCGAACAGAAAGGACCTGCGAACGCCTTGTGGATGCACGTCTGGGAGACCTCTCAGGGAGTACGCACGCTCTccgcgcagcagcagctccacaacCAGAACCACAACCAGTGTGTGAACTACGCCGCGTTGGATGTGCTGAAAAATGTGGCGACCGCGGTGGCAGCGGGCAAGATCGTCTGCGGCGGCAACGGCAACGTTACCGCGAGTCGGGGCAGCCATCGCGGCATCATGCACGGCACTACCGGCGTCAACGGCACTGCGATGTCCACGGTGGGTGTAGCGCTATCCAACGGGAACGCGCGGAACTCTTTCGCGGCGGCGAACGCCGCCGGAGCGGGCGAGGGCAGAGCCCCGGCTCAGAAGACGGGATCCgtctcctcgtcgtcctcctcacAGGAGTCCGGGGCGGACAGCCCCCCTTCCGGCTGCTCACTTGAGAGGACTATGGGTGGAAATGTATCGGGCAACGTGAATAAAAACGTCGGGGGTGCCAATCTGCTCTTCGGCTTGGACAATAATGTCAACCTCTACCACcaacacctccaccaccaccgtcaCATACAGGAGCACCCGGCGTTCAGTCTCCAGCAGATCTGCGTGAAGCGTCACCAGGTTCACCCCTCCGTACCcgcaacccacacacacaaccaccacccGGGCCGGAGGAAAAGCGACAACAAGGCGAGCACCTATGGGATGAACTACTTGCTATCGAACTGCACTAACGGCAACTATGCGGGCACTTGGACGCCCTGGAAGACGCGGACGTACAACCCCGGGGTCCTCGG aCTCCACGAGGAGGTGATGGACTTCTACAACTTCATGTCCCCTCGGCGAGAGGAAGCAGCTATGAGGAAGGAGGTGGTGAACCGGATAGAGATGGTCATTAAGGAGCTGTGGCCCACTGCAGat GTCCAAATATTTGGCAGCTTCAGCACAGGACTCTACCTTCCAACAAG TGACATTGACCTGGTGGTGTTTGGGAAGTGGGAGCGTCCCCCACTGCAAGAGCTAGAACAAGCTCTTCGCAAACATAACGTGGCGGAACCCTTCTCCATCAAAGTGCTGGACAAGGCTACA GTGCCAATCATCAAGCTGACAGACCAGGAAACTGAGGTGAAGGTGGACATCAGCTTCAATGTGGAGACCGGGGTCAAGGCGGCGAGCTTCATTAAAGACTACGTAAAG AAGTATCCAGTGCTGCCTTACATGATCTTTGTCCTGAAGCAgttcctgctgcagagagacCTGAACGAAGTTTTCACCGGGGGCATCAGCTCGTACAGCCTCATCCTCATGGTCATCAGCTTCCTACAG CTCCATCCTCGCATTGACGCCAGGAACCCCACTGAGAACTTGGGCGTCCTGCTGATTGAGTTCTTTGAGTTGTACGGCCGCCATTTCAACTACTTGAAAACAGGGATCCGCATCAAAAATGGAGGCGCATACATACCCAAAGACGAAATCATGAAGGCCATGACGAACGGATACAGGCCGTCCATGATCTGCATAGAGGACCCACTGCTCCCAG GTAACGATGTAGGGAGGGGCTCCTATGGTGCCATGCACGTCAAGCAGGTGTTTGACTACGCTTACACTGTCCTGAGTCATGCCGTGTCACCGCTCGCGCGCTCGTATCCCAACAAAGACTGCGAAAG CACCTTGGGCAGAATAATCAGGTTGACCCAGGAAGTGATCGACTACAGGGAATGGATCATTAAGAAGTGGGGGGGGAGGGATCAGGCGCGGACAGACAATAGAG TCTCGCCTCCCAAGGAGCCTGTGTCGGAGCAGGAGCCCGGCTGCAGcccggaggagcagcagagggacTCGGTGTCACCGCACAGCGCAGACTCCCCCATGTCCATCTCCAGCCCTCAGCAGCACTCGTCAGCCTCCTCGGTCTCCTCACTGTCCGGATCAGACaat GACTCCGATTCGACGTTGCCATGTCCGGTCCCTCCGCCACCCCTGCCGCCGTACCCGTCTTTCCCACCCCTGGGCCTCGCTTTGCCACCTGGACTCAACATGGGCGCTGGCAAGCCCGGCATGGGGGGACACCATCTGCTCATGCATCCAGGCTCACAG GCTCGCGTGTCACTCCCCGGTGGTCTAACCATGCACTCCATACCTGGCAGACGGGTGTGTATAGACACCGGGCTTCCCCCCTTCTACCACATGCCCCCCCCAGCCCACGCTCATGCCCCTGCTCCCTCCAGCCCCCAGCCTCCGCCCAGCCCCCActccagccacacacacaag aATGCAACTAAGTTCAATGTGAAGGGCTTTCACAACCCACCACTGGTCAACAACCCTGTTCTGGCTAACcgcggacacacgcacacgcagtaTCACCGCAACACTTGGCGACGCAGGAAGAGGGACAGCCTACCGGTTAGCCTCAGCAGATAG